Proteins encoded within one genomic window of Macaca fascicularis isolate 582-1 chromosome 16, T2T-MFA8v1.1:
- the LINC02875 gene encoding LOW QUALITY PROTEIN: putative uncharacterized protein LINC02875 (The sequence of the model RefSeq protein was modified relative to this genomic sequence to represent the inferred CDS: inserted 1 base in 1 codon; substituted 1 base at 1 genomic stop codon), with product MGRPLEGQPPRALDLHPKPAFLRSGKDPKSSPASSPSVAVLGSQVRSTGGQAGASKRPSAPCSQDWAAAEGAPALLGGSPSSGSPGHPPRSAFGVEAGPGALNVSEHARGGFALGLSFWLXGGAYLFLLLNGAGDPEPTPEARISRADGRASFPGESSWQLXQLPAGSTSGSEPRARPGLGPRQLPTGPRDGAAGQGPGRGLTARLGREREVDWGPGQAGHGGAATDARRAGSGARHRPPRDRGTPGLRTRGAEGLRLGVGPSPLLPGPPGIASSATFQAAADPGVSSSARRPGWALAFSLPGRSCRPPASQAPP from the exons ATGGGACGGcctcttgagggacagcctccaCGAGCCCTGGATTTACACCCCAAGCCTGCCTTCCTCCGCTCTGGGAAGGACCCAAAATCCAGTCCCGCTTCCTCCCCCTCCGTCGCTGTCCTTGGCTCCCAGGTGCGGAGCACCGGTGGTCAGGCGGGAGCCAGCAAGAGGCCGAGCGCTCCATGCTCGCAGGACTGGGCGGCAGCGGAGGGAGCCCCCGCGCTCTTGGGAGGGAGCCCGAGCTCCGGGTCCCCTGGGCACCCTCCCCGGAGCGCCTTCGGGGTGGAGGCTGGTCCCGGGGCGCTGAATGTGTCCGAGCACGCTCGGGGCGGTTTTGCCCTTGGACTTTCTTTTTGGC CCGGAGGCGCATATCTGTTCCTCCTATTGAATGGGGCCGGGGACCCCGAACCCACTCCGGAAGCACGGATTTCCAGAGCTGACGGCCGCGCCTCGTTTCCCGGCGAGTCCTCTTGGCAGCTCTAGCAGCTCCCCGCCGGGAGCACGAGTGGGAGCGAACCCAGAGCCCGCCCAGGCCTCGGGCCTCGGCAACTCCCCACAGGTCCACGAGATGGCGCTGCAGGCCAGGGCCCTGGCCGCGGCCTCACAGCCCGCCTCGGGCGAGAGCGGGAGGTAGACTGGGGACCCGGGCAAGCCGGGCACGGAGGAGCAGCCACCGACGCACGCAGAGCCGGGTCCGGAGCCCGGCACAGGCCGCCGAGGGACCGAGGGACTCCGGGGCTGCGGACACGCGGAGCGGAGGGCTTGAGGCTCGGGGTGGGGCCTTCTCCCCTGCTGCCGGGACCGCCGGGCATCGCCAGCTCGGCGACCTTCCAGGCTGCTGCAGATCCCGGCGTGTCCTCTTCTGCGCGCCGGCCGGGCTGGGCCCTCGCGTTCTCTCTGCCGGGAAGGAGCTGCCGGCCTCCGGCCTCCCAGGCTCCTCCGTAG